Proteins encoded in a region of the Pieris napi chromosome 5, ilPieNapi1.2, whole genome shotgun sequence genome:
- the LOC125049659 gene encoding co-chaperone protein daf-41, protein MANEVAVPPPVLWAQRKEDVFLTFSVESKDPNIKIEKESVYFKGVSAQDNKNYEVTIPLYDAVVPEVSAFVNKGRCIEMILRKEKKDATYWPSLTKDKKKPHYLKIDFNKWKDEDDENEEGVGGSGGGGGGGQDFDFESMIRSMGGGGGDKLEKPSFDDLESDSDDENLPDLE, encoded by the coding sequence ATGGCCAATGAAGTAGCAGTTCCTCCTCCCGTTTTGTGGGCACAACGCAAGGAAGACGTTTTTCTCACATTTAGTGTTGAATCCAAAGATCCAAATATCAAAATAGAAAAGGAATCCGTATACTTTAAAGGAGTAAGTGCGCaagacaataaaaattacgaaGTAACTATACCTTTGTACGATGCCGTTGTTCCAGAGGTTAGTGCTTTTGTGAATAAAGGCCGGTGCATAGAAATGATTTTACGCAAAGAGAAAAAGGATGCAACTTACTGGCCTTCTTTGACAAAGGATAAGAAGAAGCCTCATTATCTTAagatagattttaataaatggaaAGATGAAGATGATGAAAATGAAGAAGGTGTTGGTGGTAGTGGTGGAGGTGGCGGCGGCGGCCAAGACTTTGATTTCGAATCAATGATCCGTTCTATGGGTGGCGGCGGCGGTGATAAGCTTGAAAAACCCTCCTTTGATGATTTAGAAAGTGATTCAGATGATGAAAATCTGCCAGATTTGGAGTAA